A DNA window from Paenibacillus andongensis contains the following coding sequences:
- a CDS encoding SRPBCC family protein codes for MLASIQKVEGGYLARFDRPLKHSVEKVWAALTDNDKLVRWMSNLQVEDLRIGGNIKFDMKDESGTYIDMKITDFEPYSVLEFEWGKDRVRFELYPKPEGCLLLLNELISEITDHTPKDLSGWHICLDMMYALLDGHFMDFPKGEWEKWYEQYKVAVSSLV; via the coding sequence ATGTTGGCTTCTATACAAAAAGTTGAGGGTGGCTATCTCGCTCGCTTTGATCGTCCATTGAAACACTCCGTTGAAAAAGTCTGGGCTGCTTTAACCGATAATGATAAGCTTGTCAGATGGATGTCTAATCTCCAAGTTGAGGATCTTCGCATCGGAGGAAATATCAAATTTGATATGAAGGACGAATCTGGGACTTACATCGATATGAAAATTACAGATTTCGAACCATACTCCGTCTTAGAATTCGAGTGGGGTAAAGATCGAGTTCGCTTCGAATTATACCCAAAGCCGGAAGGCTGTTTACTTCTATTAAATGAGTTAATTAGCGAAATAACCGATCATACGCCAAAAGATTTATCAGGATGGCACATTTGCCTCGATATGATGTATGCTTTATTAGATGGTCACTTCATGGACTTTCCAAAAGGTGAATGGGAAAAGTGGTATGAACAGTACAAAGTAGCAGTCAGCAGTTTAGTTTAG
- the addB gene encoding helicase-exonuclease AddAB subunit AddB: protein MSIRFVIGRAGSGKSERCLTEMKQHLAAEPEGHPLILLVPEQATFQAEHALVSDPSIRGMIRAQVLSFHRLAWRVMQEEGGTARLPIDDTGKKLLLTSILHKYKDELHLFGHSAEQMGFVDRLNQLFTEMKRYCVTAKQLEEHENRRVVTLGESGLLRDKMHDIQLVYRQFESELSRQYLDGEDYLTLLAEQIPNSAYLRSASIWIDGFHGFTPQEFAVLGALFAACKQVTVTLCLDRELQAGDTPDELDLFHPTATTMVRMQELIWKLGLPAAEVHLMAPETSPRYEDSPALGYLERNFDRRIGGGAGRYTPAPNEKLSDQLVIREAVHRRAEVEGAVRDMLLLVREHGVRWREIAVMVRNMEGYQDLLKAVLTDYDIPHFFDQKRSVLHHPLVEFIRSALEVVQHNWHYDAVFRCVKTDLLLPMEAAFQRTELDKLENYVLAFGIQGYRWTDGKPWTFKFRANLEQADDGEQEQTAELQSLNTSKAWVVRPLLAFSKRLQQASSVKEQVEALYELLITVQAPEKLESWSQQAILDGKPEKAREHGQMWDSVMDMLDQLVETMGEDSLSLELFNGLIETGMESMKLGLVPPSMDQLLIGSMDRTRSSGIRYAYILGVNDGVIPAQMDEKGVLTEAERSVLTESGLPMADGSRRKLLDEQFIVYTSLTVPGKRLWISYPLADEEGKSLLPSELIKQMRQLFPGTDAPLLLAEPAAESPEGEQAAYISHPIQAISYLAVRMKHWMLGGRMADLWWETYNWYAEQPMWQMKLQSLVQALQYTNKENGLRLKTSKLLYGQNLRASVSRMEKYVACPFSHFVSHGLRLQERRVYRLDAPDIGQLFHAALNQFVQKLQQDQLDWGSLTAEQCMERSAQVVDELAPKLQGEILLSSSRYAYIARKLKQVVGRAAVVLGEHAKHGQFQPLGLEIDFGPGKELPPLTFELDNGCTMEIIGRIDRVDRADGEQGVLLRVIDYKSSQTSLQLSEVYYGLSLQMLTYLDVIITHAEQWLGIAAKPAGVLYFHVHNPMLQQKNALDPTEVEKELRKRFKMKGLITAHAEVAGMMDDELVKSAGHSQLIPVALKKDGGFYSTSSVATDEQWDTLRKYVRKQVKQIGTGITDGHVDIAPYRLGKKTACMHCSYKSICQFDPLFEGNEVHQLKQRGKDQLWSDLEQNVSQA from the coding sequence ATGTCCATTCGATTCGTAATCGGCAGAGCCGGAAGTGGCAAAAGCGAACGCTGCCTCACAGAGATGAAGCAGCATTTGGCGGCAGAACCGGAAGGTCATCCGCTTATTTTACTCGTTCCTGAGCAAGCAACGTTTCAGGCGGAGCATGCACTTGTCTCTGATCCCAGCATTCGTGGAATGATCCGCGCTCAGGTGTTAAGTTTTCACCGTTTGGCATGGCGTGTCATGCAAGAAGAAGGCGGCACAGCGAGGCTGCCCATTGATGATACAGGCAAGAAATTGCTGTTAACCAGCATTTTACATAAATATAAAGATGAGCTTCACCTATTCGGTCATTCGGCGGAGCAAATGGGGTTCGTCGACAGGCTGAATCAGCTTTTCACAGAAATGAAACGGTATTGTGTTACCGCTAAGCAGCTCGAAGAACACGAGAACAGACGTGTGGTTACGCTCGGAGAGAGCGGATTGCTGCGTGATAAAATGCATGACATTCAGTTAGTCTATCGCCAATTTGAATCTGAGCTTTCCCGTCAGTATTTGGACGGCGAGGATTATTTAACGCTACTGGCGGAGCAAATACCGAATTCCGCTTATTTGCGGTCGGCATCGATCTGGATCGACGGTTTCCATGGCTTTACGCCGCAAGAATTTGCGGTGCTTGGCGCACTTTTCGCTGCATGCAAACAGGTGACGGTTACACTCTGTTTGGATCGTGAGCTGCAGGCCGGCGATACGCCTGACGAGCTGGATTTGTTTCACCCGACAGCGACGACGATGGTACGGATGCAAGAACTCATTTGGAAGCTTGGCTTACCGGCAGCTGAAGTTCATCTTATGGCTCCTGAAACATCGCCGCGCTATGAAGATAGTCCGGCTCTAGGCTATTTAGAGCGAAATTTCGATCGACGTATAGGTGGCGGTGCTGGGCGATATACGCCTGCGCCAAATGAGAAATTAAGTGACCAGCTTGTTATTAGGGAGGCTGTCCATCGCCGTGCTGAGGTTGAGGGTGCCGTGCGGGATATGCTGCTGTTGGTTCGTGAACATGGCGTTCGATGGCGGGAAATTGCTGTCATGGTACGGAACATGGAAGGTTATCAGGATTTGTTAAAAGCAGTTTTGACCGATTATGACATTCCTCACTTCTTTGACCAAAAGCGATCAGTCCTTCATCATCCACTCGTTGAATTCATTCGCTCAGCCTTGGAAGTTGTGCAGCACAATTGGCATTACGACGCCGTATTTCGGTGTGTCAAAACGGATCTGCTGCTGCCAATGGAAGCAGCTTTCCAGCGGACGGAGCTGGATAAATTAGAAAATTATGTGCTTGCCTTCGGTATTCAAGGATACAGATGGACGGACGGAAAACCATGGACCTTTAAATTCCGAGCTAATTTGGAGCAAGCGGACGATGGTGAACAGGAGCAAACGGCTGAGCTGCAGTCCTTAAATACGAGCAAAGCGTGGGTTGTAAGACCACTACTGGCTTTTTCGAAACGTTTGCAGCAAGCAAGCTCGGTGAAAGAGCAAGTTGAAGCGTTATATGAGCTTCTGATCACTGTACAAGCTCCTGAAAAATTAGAATCATGGAGTCAGCAAGCAATCTTAGATGGGAAGCCAGAAAAAGCGCGAGAGCATGGACAAATGTGGGATAGTGTCATGGATATGTTGGATCAATTAGTAGAGACGATGGGGGAAGACTCCTTAAGTCTGGAGCTTTTTAACGGACTTATTGAGACGGGCATGGAGAGTATGAAGCTAGGTTTAGTGCCGCCATCGATGGATCAGTTATTGATTGGAAGTATGGATCGGACACGTTCCAGCGGGATTCGATATGCTTACATCTTGGGCGTCAACGATGGGGTTATCCCTGCTCAAATGGATGAAAAAGGCGTCCTTACGGAAGCGGAAAGAAGTGTGCTCACGGAGTCAGGTTTGCCAATGGCGGATGGCAGTCGCCGCAAGCTGCTGGACGAGCAGTTTATTGTGTATACGTCGCTAACCGTGCCAGGCAAAAGGCTTTGGATAAGCTACCCACTTGCCGATGAGGAAGGGAAATCCCTTCTTCCTTCGGAGCTAATCAAGCAGATGCGTCAGCTTTTTCCGGGGACAGATGCTCCTCTTTTACTTGCTGAACCAGCAGCAGAATCACCGGAAGGCGAGCAGGCGGCTTATATTTCACATCCCATTCAAGCCATCTCCTATTTGGCTGTTCGTATGAAGCATTGGATGCTTGGTGGACGAATGGCTGACCTTTGGTGGGAAACGTACAATTGGTATGCCGAGCAGCCGATGTGGCAGATGAAGCTGCAATCGTTAGTTCAAGCGCTGCAATATACGAATAAAGAGAATGGCCTCAGATTGAAGACAAGCAAGCTTCTATATGGGCAAAATTTACGTGCGAGTGTATCGAGAATGGAGAAGTATGTGGCTTGTCCTTTCTCGCATTTCGTGTCCCATGGCTTAAGACTGCAGGAAAGACGGGTTTACCGACTAGATGCTCCGGATATTGGGCAATTGTTCCACGCAGCGTTAAATCAGTTTGTGCAAAAGCTCCAGCAGGATCAGCTCGACTGGGGCTCGCTTACGGCCGAGCAATGTATGGAGCGTTCCGCTCAGGTCGTGGACGAGCTCGCGCCAAAGCTCCAGGGAGAAATTCTGTTAAGTTCCAGCCGTTATGCTTACATAGCTAGAAAGTTGAAGCAGGTCGTAGGCAGAGCCGCTGTTGTGCTCGGTGAGCATGCCAAGCATGGGCAGTTTCAGCCATTAGGTCTGGAGATTGATTTTGGACCTGGTAAGGAATTGCCGCCGCTAACCTTTGAGTTGGATAATGGCTGTACCATGGAAATTATCGGCCGAATTGACCGTGTAGATAGAGCTGATGGCGAGCAGGGCGTTCTTTTGCGCGTTATTGACTATAAATCGAGTCAAACCTCTTTGCAGTTATCTGAGGTGTATTACGGTCTTTCGCTGCAAATGCTGACGTATTTGGACGTCATTATTACCCATGCGGAACAGTGGCTGGGTATTGCGGCGAAGCCCGCAGGCGTGCTTTATTTCCATGTGCATAATCCGATGCTCCAGCAAAAAAATGCGCTCGATCCCACTGAAGTGGAGAAGGAGCTGCGTAAACGGTTTAAAATGAAGGGCTTAATCACCGCTCATGCGGAAGTAGCCGGTATGATGGACGATGAGCTGGTGAAGAGTGCCGGTCACTCACAGCTTATCCCTGTTGCCTTGAAGAAGGATGGAGGCTTCTATTCAACTTCTTCGGTTGCTACGGATGAACAGTGGGATACGCTTCGGAAATATGTGCGGAAACAGGTCAAGCAGATCGGAACGGGTATCACAGATGGACATGTGGATATTGCTCCATACCGTTTGGGTAAAAAAACTGCCTGTATGCATTGTTCGTATAAATCGATTTGTCAATTTGATCCTTTATTTGAAGGCAATGAGGTTCACCAGCTCAAGCAACGGGGTAAAGATCAGCTCTGGTCCGATCTGGAGCAAAACGTGAGCCAAGCTTAA